Proteins encoded by one window of Ghiorsea bivora:
- a CDS encoding Re/Si-specific NAD(P)(+) transhydrogenase subunit alpha — MARIAIPAETAANETRVAATPETVKKYINLGCDVVVQRGAGTAAYFNDAAYEEAGASLADDFAATVSGANIVLKVQPLNKDETKAVAKGVVVASLHAPFTNPLLADYNQQGLISFCMEMIPRTSRAQSMDVLSSQANIAGYKAVLLALEHYQKFMPMLMTAAGTVQSAKVLIMGAGVAGLQAIATARRLGAMVEAFDVRSAAKEQVESLGAKFVEVPQDEDAEDEGGYAKEMSDEYKQKQAKLIAEHAAKADIIITTALIPGRPAPVLVTEETVTKMKQGAVIVDMAVEAGGNCPLSKKDEVYTKDGITFVGVSNIAATLATDASTLYAKNMLNFMGLMLDKESGVLNIDREDDIIQGALLCMDGEFLKPDLLKGDA; from the coding sequence ATGGCTCGCATAGCAATTCCTGCTGAAACGGCTGCAAATGAAACCCGTGTTGCAGCAACACCAGAAACGGTTAAAAAATACATCAATTTGGGTTGTGATGTGGTCGTGCAACGTGGCGCGGGTACGGCTGCATATTTTAATGATGCTGCCTATGAAGAAGCTGGCGCAAGTTTGGCGGATGACTTTGCGGCAACGGTATCAGGTGCGAATATTGTATTAAAAGTTCAACCCTTAAATAAAGATGAAACAAAAGCAGTGGCTAAAGGCGTTGTTGTTGCATCTTTACATGCGCCATTCACCAACCCATTGCTTGCGGATTATAACCAACAAGGTTTAATATCCTTTTGCATGGAAATGATTCCGCGTACTTCGCGTGCACAGAGCATGGATGTGCTCTCATCACAGGCCAATATTGCAGGTTATAAAGCCGTACTCTTAGCCTTGGAACATTATCAAAAGTTTATGCCAATGTTGATGACAGCAGCCGGTACTGTGCAATCGGCTAAAGTGCTTATCATGGGTGCAGGTGTTGCAGGTTTACAAGCCATTGCCACAGCACGTCGTTTGGGCGCCATGGTAGAAGCGTTTGATGTTCGGTCGGCAGCCAAAGAACAAGTGGAAAGCTTGGGTGCAAAGTTTGTGGAAGTACCGCAAGATGAAGATGCCGAGGATGAAGGCGGATATGCCAAAGAAATGTCGGATGAATACAAACAAAAACAAGCTAAACTCATTGCTGAACATGCGGCAAAGGCAGATATCATTATCACTACAGCTTTGATTCCAGGGCGGCCAGCTCCTGTGTTGGTCACTGAAGAAACCGTAACCAAGATGAAACAAGGAGCGGTGATTGTAGATATGGCAGTGGAAGCAGGTGGCAACTGCCCATTATCTAAAAAAGATGAAGTTTATACTAAAGATGGCATTACTTTTGTGGGTGTGAGTAATATTGCTGCAACTTTGGCCACTGATGCCAGTACATTATACGCTAAGAATATGTTGAATTTTATGGGCTTGATGTTGGATAAAGAAAGTGGTGTTTTAAATATCGACCGTGAAGATGATATTATCCAAGGCGCATTATTGTGTATGGATGGTGAATTTCTTAAACCTGATTTATTAAAAGGGGATGCATAG
- a CDS encoding NAD(P) transhydrogenase subunit alpha, whose protein sequence is MMNDATAAGSATADPIVMSFTVFILAIFVGYHVVWNVTPALHTPLMSVTNSLSSIVIVGAIIASGPVEMNLATVLGLIAVGLASVNIFGGFMVTQRMLAMFKKRG, encoded by the coding sequence ATGATGAATGATGCCACGGCAGCGGGAAGTGCAACGGCTGACCCAATTGTGATGTCGTTCACGGTATTTATTTTGGCGATTTTTGTGGGTTATCATGTGGTGTGGAATGTAACACCTGCTTTGCATACGCCGTTAATGAGTGTGACCAATTCATTATCCAGCATTGTGATTGTGGGTGCAATTATTGCTTCAGGACCTGTTGAAATGAACTTGGCGACCGTGCTTGGTTTGATTGCTGTGGGTTTGGCATCGGTGAATATTTTTGGTGGTTTTATGGTGACGCAACGTATGCTCGCTATGTTTAAGAAGCGAGGTTAA